Proteins from one Bos indicus x Bos taurus breed Angus x Brahman F1 hybrid chromosome 19, Bos_hybrid_MaternalHap_v2.0, whole genome shotgun sequence genomic window:
- the NEURL4 gene encoding neuralized-like protein 4 isoform X1 → MAAGSGGNGGSGGGPGPGPGGGGGPGGSGPGPGSGGSLGSSGELHPRTGRLVSLSACGRTARRQQPGQEFNHGLVLSREPLRDGRVFTVRIDRKVNSWSGSIEIGVTALDPNVLDFPSSATGLKGGSWVVSGCSVLRDGRSVLEEYGQDLDQLGEGDRVGVERTAAGELRLWVNGRDCGVAATGLPARVWAVVDLYGKCTQITVLPPEPGFSPPTPSPTPPLEPSAPAEDSALAEQGTSGDEAFMVSPAQARPETFPNSLESHNDFAGMELSEVVSNAILSAYNGGLLNVNLSSPPAGEAPGSSGAATSPIVTSNDALLFHEKCGTLIKLSNNNKTAERRRPLDEFNNGVVMTNRPLRDNEMFEIRIDKLVDKWSGSIEIGVTTHNPNNLEYPATMTNLQSGTIMMSGCGILTNGKGTRREYCEFSLDELQEGDHIGLTRKSNSALHFFINGIDQGVATPLTPPVVYGVVDLYGMAVKVTIVHNNNHSDRLRRNNAILRALSPEGALRRAAPTTQAEPERLLFHPNCGQKAAITHEGRTALRPHATDDFNHGVVLSSRALRDGEVFQVRIDKMVDKWAGSIEIGVTTHNPAYLQLPSTMTNLRSGTWMMTGNGVMHNGTTILDEYGHNLDRLKAGDTVGVVRREDGTLHFFVNGMTQGPAAWNVPPGVYAVVDLYGQAAQATIVDDVEVPQVPEPLPEGNNQVSPSSPSSGAGGSDLRFHQLHGSNAVITNGGRTALRHNCRSEFNDAIVISNRALRDGELFEIVIQKMVDRWSGSIEAGVTAIRPEDLEFPNTMTDIDYDTWMLSGTAIMQDGNTMRNNYGCDLDALGTGARIGMMRTAKGDLHYFINGQDQGAACSGLPPGKEVYAVVDLYGQCVQVSITNATGPMDNSLATSNSATEKSFPLHSPVAGVAHRFHSICGKNIALEEDGTRAVRAAGYAHGLVFSTKELKSEEIFEVKVEELDEKWAGSLRLGLTTLAPGDMGPGAGGGPGLPPSLPELRTKTTWMVSSCEVRRDGQLQRMNYGRNLERLGVGSRVGIRRGADDTMHILVDGEDMGPAATGIAKSVWAVLDLYGPVRSVSIVSSTRLDEPEGTQPPSPSSDTGSEGEEDDEGEEHGLEGQNQVAIMPTALEFLENHGKNILLSNGNRTATRVASYNQGIVVINQPLVPQLLVQVRIDFLNRQWTSSLVLGVITCPPERLNFPASACALKRAAWLLRGRGVFHNGLKICEKFGPNLDTCPEGTILGLRLDSSGGLHLHINGMDQGVAVPDVPQPCHALVDLYGQCEQVTIVSPEPGAASGKSAGTQGDMEKADMVDGIKESVCWGPPPTTSPLKSCEYHALCSRFQELLLLPEDYFMPPPKRSLCYCESCRKLRGDEAHRRRGEPPREYALPFGWCRFNLRVNPRLEAGTLTKKWHMAYHGSNVAAVRRVLDRGELGAGTASILSCRPLKGEPGTGFEEPGENCAPPREEQPPPVLLSPSLQYAGAETLASKVQFRDPKSQRTHQAQVAFQVCVRPGSYTPGPPSAALREPPDPHFSPAELEWVTKEKGATLLYALLVRVE, encoded by the exons ATGGCGGCGGGGTCGGGTGGGAATGGGGGCTCCGGGGGAGGCCCCGGGCCGGGGCCGGGTGGGGGTGGTGGCCCCGGCGGGAGCGGCCCAGGGCCGGGGTCCGGCGGGAGTCTGGGCAGCAGCGGGGAGCTGCATCCGCGCACCGGGCGCTTGGTGAGCTTGTCGGCCTGTGGGCGTACGGCGCGGCGGCAGCAGCCAGGCCAGGAGTTTAACCACGGGCTGGTGTTGAGTCGGGAACCCTTGCGGGATGGACGCGTCTTCACCGTCCGCATCGACCGCAAG GTCAACTCCTGGAGTGGCTCCATTGAGATTGGGGTGACGGCACTGGACCCCAATGTGCTGGACTTCCCAAGCAGCGCTACAGGGCTGAAGGGGGGCTCGTGGGTAGTGTCGGGCTGCTCGGTGCTGAGGGATGGACGGTCTGTGCTGGAGGAGTATGGGCAGGACCTTGACCAGCTTGGCGAAGGGGACCGTGTGGGCGTGGAGCGCACGGCTGCCGGGGAGCTGCGGCTCTGGGTGAATGGGCGGGATTGCGGCGTGGCTGCCACGGGCCTTCCGGCTCGTGTCTGGGCCGTCGTGGACCTTTACGGCAAGTGCACCCAGATCACTGTGCTCCCCCCTGAGCCGGGCTTCAGCCCCCCTACTCCCAGCCCCACGCCTCCCCTTGAGCCTTCCGCCCCCGCTGAAGATTCTGCCTTGGCTGAACAAGGGACCTCTGGGGATGAAG CCTTCATGGTATCCCCAGCGCAGGCCCGACCGGAGACGTTTCCTAACAGCCTTGAGTCGCATAATG ACTTTGCCGGCATGGAGCTCTCCGAGGTGGTGAGCAATGCCATCCTGTCTGCGTACAACGGGGGGCTCCTGAATGTGAACCTGAGCTCCCCCCCAGCAGGGGAAGCACCAGGGTCTAGCGGTGCTGCCACCTCGCCCATTGTCACCTCCAACGATGCTCTCCTTTTCCATGAGAAGTGTGGAACCCTCATCAAGCTCAGCAACAATAATAAGACCGCTGAGCGCCGCCGGCCCCTGGATGAATTCAACAACGGGGTTGTCATGACCAATCGCCCGCTCCGGGACAATGAGATGTTTGAG ATCCGCATCGATAAGCTCGTAGATAAGTGGTCAGGCTCCATTGAGATTGGTGTCACCACCCACAACCCCAACAATCTGGAGTACCCAGCCACCATGACCAACCTGCAGTCAG GTACCATCATGATGAGCGGCTGTGGTATCCTGACCAATGGCAAGGGCACCCGCCGGGAGTACTGTGAATTCAGCCTGGATGAGCTGCAG GAGGGTGATCACATTGGTCTCACGAGGAAGTCCAACTCTGCCCTACACTTCTTCATTAATGGCATTGATCAGG GTGTGGCGACCCCCTTGACACCCCCAGTGGTGTACGGTGTGGTGGACTTGTATGGGATGGCCGTGAAGGTGACCATCGTCCACAATAACAACCACAGTGACCGCCTTCGCCGGAACAATGCCATCCTGCGGGCTCTGTCCCCTGAGGGTGCTCTCCGCCGGGCTGCTCCTACAACCCAGGCAGAACCTGAGCGCCTGCTCTTCCACCCCAACTGTGGGCAGAAGGCAGCCATCACCCACGAGGGACGCACTGCCCTGAGGCCCCA TGCCACCGACGACTTCAATCATGGTGTGGTGCTGAGCAGCAGAGCCCTGCGGGATGGAGAGGTGTTCCAGGTGCGCATCGACAAGATGGTGGACAAGTGGGCTGGCTCCATTGAGATTGGCGTCACCACCCACAACCCTGCCTACCTCCAGTTGCCCTCCACCATGACCAACTTGCGCTCTG GGACCTGGATGATGACAGGGAATGGGGTGATGCACAACGGGACGACCATCTTGGACGAATACGGGCACAACCTGGACCGACTCAAG gcaggggacacggtGGGCGTTGTGCGGCGGGAGGACGGGACTCTCCACTTCTTCGTCAATGGCATGACTCAGGGTCCCGCTGCCTGGAATGTGCCCCCAGGAGTCTATGCTGTAGTGGATCTCTATGGCCAGGCGGCCCAGGCCACCATTGTGGACGACGTGG AGGTGCCCCAAGTCCCTGAACCACTCCCTGAGGGGAACAACCAGGTGTCTCCAAGCTCCCCATCGTCTGGGGCTGGGGGCTCGGACCTCCGCTTCCACCAGCTGCATGGCAGCAATGCGGTCATCACCAACGGGGGCCGTACTGCGCTCCGCCACAATTGCCGCAGCGAGTTCAACGATGCCATTGTCATCTCCAACCG AGCCCTGAGAGATGGCGAGCTGTTTGAAATCGTCATTCAGAAGATGGTGGACCGCTGGTCAGGCTCCATTGAGGCTG GAGTGACCGCTATTCGGCCGGAGGACCTTGAATTCCCCAACACTATGACAGACATTGACTATGACACATGGATGCTGAG CGGCACAGCCATCATGCAAGATGGGAACACCATGCGCAACAACTACGGGTGTGATCTTGACGCGCTGGGCACTGGCGCCCGCATCGGTATGATGCGCACGGCCAAGGGCGACCTGCACTACTTCATCAATGGCCAGGACCAAGGCGCTGCGTGCTCAGGCTTGCCTCCCGGTAAAG AAGTGTATGCAGTAGTGGATCTGTACGGCCAGTGCGTCCaagtgtccatcaccaatgccaccggccccatggacaacagcctggCGACCAGCAACTCCGCCACTGAGAAGTCGTTCCCCCTGCACTCCCCAG TGGCTGGCGTGGCCCACCGATTCCACAGCATCTGTGGCAAGAACATCGCTCTGGAGGAAGACGGCACGAGGGCAGTGCGAGCAGCCGGCTACGCCCATGGCCTCGTCTTCAGCACCAAGGAGCTCAAGAGTGAGGAAATCTTCGAG GTGAAGGTGGAGGAGCTGGATGAGAAGTGGGCCGGCTCCCTCCGCCTAGGGCTGACCACGCTAGCGCCTGGGGACATGGGGCCCGGCGCAGGTGGGGGCCCGGgactgcctccctccctgccagAGCTCCGGACAAAGACCACCTGGATGGTGTCCAGCTGTGAAGTGAGGCGCGACGGGCAACTCCAGAGGATGAACTATGGCCGGAACCTGGAGAGGCTGGGG GTGGGAAGCCGTGTGGGCATTCGCCGAGGGGCAGACGACACAATGCACATCCTGGTAGATGGAGAGGATATGGGTCCTGCAGCCACCGGCATTGCCAAG AGTGTGTGGGCTGTGTTGGATCTATATGGGCCAGTGCGGAGTGTCTCTATTGTCAGTTCCACCCGTCTGGATGAGCCAGAAggcactcagcctccttcccCCAGCTCAGACACCGGCAGTGAGGGTGAGGAGGACGACGAAGGCGAGGAGCATGGCCTGGAA GGCCAGAACCAAGTGGCCATTATGCCCACAGCCCTTGAGTTCCTGGAGAACCATGGGAAGAATATTCTCTTGTCCAATGGGAACCGTACAGCCACACGAGTGGCCAGCTACAACCAGGGCATAGTTGTCATCAACCAGCCCCTGGTGCCCCAGCTGCTGGTCCAG GTGCGGATAGACTTCCTGAACCGGCAGTGGACATCTTCCCTTGTCCTGGGAGTCATCACCTGCCCACCGGAGAGGCTCAACTTCCCTGCTTCTGCCTGTGCCCTCAAACGGGCAGCCTGGCTGTTGCGGGGCCGAGGGGTCTTCCACAATGGCCTCAag ATCTGTGAGAAATTTGGGCCGAATCTGGACACATGTCCAGAAGGCACCATCCTGGGACTGCGGCTGGACAGCTCTGGGGGGCTGCACCTCCATATCAACGGGATGGACCAGGGGGTGGCTGTGCCAGATGTCCCCCAGCCATGCCATGCGCTCGTGGACCTCTATGGGCAGTGTGAGCAG GTGACAATCGTGAGCCCTGAACCAGGGGCTGCCAGTGGGAAAAGTGCTGGAACCCAAGGGGACATGGAGAAAGCTGACATGGTGGATG GTATCAAGGAGAGTGTGTGCTGGGGCCCACCGCCCACCACTAGCCCCCTCAAAAGCTGCGAGTATCACGCCCTTTGCTCCCGTTTCCAGGAACTGCTGCTGCTTCCTG AGGACTATTTCATGCCTCCGCCGAAGCGTAGCCTGTGCTACTGTGAGTCTTGCCGAAAACTTCGAGGAGATGAGGCCCACAGGCGCCGAGGGGAGCCCCCCCGTGAATATGCTCTGCCCTTTGGTTGGTGCAGGTTCAACCTCAG GGTGAACCCCCGCCTGGAGGCTGGGACACTAACCAAGAAGTGGCACATGGCCTACCATGGAAGCAATGTGGCGGCTGTCCGGAGGGTGCTGGACCGAGGGGAGCTGGGGGCAG GCACTGCTTCCATCCTGAGCTGCCGGCCCTTGAAGGGAGAGCCTGGGACAGGGTTTGAGGAGCCTGGAGAGAACTGTGCGCCTCCCCGGGAGGAGCAGCCCCCTCCAGTGCTgctttccccctccctccaatATGCTGGGGCTGAGACCCTGGCATCCAAAGTGCA ATTCCGGGACCCCAAATCCCAGCGGACGCACCAGGCCCAGGTGGCGTTCCAGGTGTGTGTGCGCCCTGGCTCCTACACCCCGGGACCCCCTTCTGCGGCCCTCAGAGAGCCTCCCGATCCTCACTTCAGCCCAGCCGAACTTGAGTGGGTGACCAAGGAGAAAGGGGCCACGCTCCTCTATGCCCTGCTGGTACGGGTGGAGTGA
- the NEURL4 gene encoding neuralized-like protein 4 isoform X6, which produces MAAGSGGNGGSGGGPGPGPGGGGGPGGSGPGPGSGGSLGSSGELHPRTGRLVSLSACGRTARRQQPGQEFNHGLVLSREPLRDGRVFTVRIDRKVNSWSGSIEIGVTALDPNVLDFPSSATGLKGGSWVVSGCSVLRDGRSVLEEYGQDLDQLGEGDRVGVERTAAGELRLWVNGRDCGVAATGLPARVWAVVDLYGKCTQITVLPPEPGFSPPTPSPTPPLEPSAPAEDSALAEQGTSGDEDFAGMELSEVVSNAILSAYNGGLLNVNLSSPPAGEAPGSSGAATSPIVTSNDALLFHEKCGTLIKLSNNNKTAERRRPLDEFNNGVVMTNRPLRDNEMFEIRIDKLVDKWSGSIEIGVTTHNPNNLEYPATMTNLQSGTIMMSGCGILTNGKGTRREYCEFSLDELQEGDHIGLTRKSNSALHFFINGIDQGVATPLTPPVVYGVVDLYGMAVKVTIVHNNNHSDRLRRNNAILRALSPEGALRRAAPTTQAEPERLLFHPNCGQKAAITHEGRTALRPHATDDFNHGVVLSSRALRDGEVFQVRIDKMVDKWAGSIEIGVTTHNPAYLQLPSTMTNLRSGTWMMTGNGVMHNGTTILDEYGHNLDRLKAGDTVGVVRREDGTLHFFVNGMTQGPAAWNVPPGVYAVVDLYGQAAQATIVDDVEVPQVPEPLPEGNNQVSPSSPSSGAGGSDLRFHQLHGSNAVITNGGRTALRHNCRSEFNDAIVISNRALRDGELFEIVIQKMVDRWSGSIEAGVTAIRPEDLEFPNTMTDIDYDTWMLSGTAIMQDGNTMRNNYGCDLDALGTGARIGMMRTAKGDLHYFINGQDQGAACSGLPPEVYAVVDLYGQCVQVSITNATGPMDNSLATSNSATEKSFPLHSPVAGVAHRFHSICGKNIALEEDGTRAVRAAGYAHGLVFSTKELKSEEIFEVKVEELDEKWAGSLRLGLTTLAPGDMGPGAGGGPGLPPSLPELRTKTTWMVSSCEVRRDGQLQRMNYGRNLERLGVGSRVGIRRGADDTMHILVDGEDMGPAATGIAKSVWAVLDLYGPVRSVSIVSSTRLDEPEGTQPPSPSSDTGSEGEEDDEGEEHGLEGQNQVAIMPTALEFLENHGKNILLSNGNRTATRVASYNQGIVVINQPLVPQLLVQVRIDFLNRQWTSSLVLGVITCPPERLNFPASACALKRAAWLLRGRGVFHNGLKICEKFGPNLDTCPEGTILGLRLDSSGGLHLHINGMDQGVAVPDVPQPCHALVDLYGQCEQVTIVSPEPGAASGKSAGTQGDMEKADMVDGIKESVCWGPPPTTSPLKSCEYHALCSRFQELLLLPEDYFMPPPKRSLCYCESCRKLRGDEAHRRRGEPPREYALPFGWCRFNLRVNPRLEAGTLTKKWHMAYHGSNVAAVRRVLDRGELGAGTASILSCRPLKGEPGTGFEEPGENCAPPREEQPPPVLLSPSLQYAGAETLASKVQFRDPKSQRTHQAQVAFQVCVRPGSYTPGPPSAALREPPDPHFSPAELEWVTKEKGATLLYALLVRVE; this is translated from the exons ATGGCGGCGGGGTCGGGTGGGAATGGGGGCTCCGGGGGAGGCCCCGGGCCGGGGCCGGGTGGGGGTGGTGGCCCCGGCGGGAGCGGCCCAGGGCCGGGGTCCGGCGGGAGTCTGGGCAGCAGCGGGGAGCTGCATCCGCGCACCGGGCGCTTGGTGAGCTTGTCGGCCTGTGGGCGTACGGCGCGGCGGCAGCAGCCAGGCCAGGAGTTTAACCACGGGCTGGTGTTGAGTCGGGAACCCTTGCGGGATGGACGCGTCTTCACCGTCCGCATCGACCGCAAG GTCAACTCCTGGAGTGGCTCCATTGAGATTGGGGTGACGGCACTGGACCCCAATGTGCTGGACTTCCCAAGCAGCGCTACAGGGCTGAAGGGGGGCTCGTGGGTAGTGTCGGGCTGCTCGGTGCTGAGGGATGGACGGTCTGTGCTGGAGGAGTATGGGCAGGACCTTGACCAGCTTGGCGAAGGGGACCGTGTGGGCGTGGAGCGCACGGCTGCCGGGGAGCTGCGGCTCTGGGTGAATGGGCGGGATTGCGGCGTGGCTGCCACGGGCCTTCCGGCTCGTGTCTGGGCCGTCGTGGACCTTTACGGCAAGTGCACCCAGATCACTGTGCTCCCCCCTGAGCCGGGCTTCAGCCCCCCTACTCCCAGCCCCACGCCTCCCCTTGAGCCTTCCGCCCCCGCTGAAGATTCTGCCTTGGCTGAACAAGGGACCTCTGGGGATGAAG ACTTTGCCGGCATGGAGCTCTCCGAGGTGGTGAGCAATGCCATCCTGTCTGCGTACAACGGGGGGCTCCTGAATGTGAACCTGAGCTCCCCCCCAGCAGGGGAAGCACCAGGGTCTAGCGGTGCTGCCACCTCGCCCATTGTCACCTCCAACGATGCTCTCCTTTTCCATGAGAAGTGTGGAACCCTCATCAAGCTCAGCAACAATAATAAGACCGCTGAGCGCCGCCGGCCCCTGGATGAATTCAACAACGGGGTTGTCATGACCAATCGCCCGCTCCGGGACAATGAGATGTTTGAG ATCCGCATCGATAAGCTCGTAGATAAGTGGTCAGGCTCCATTGAGATTGGTGTCACCACCCACAACCCCAACAATCTGGAGTACCCAGCCACCATGACCAACCTGCAGTCAG GTACCATCATGATGAGCGGCTGTGGTATCCTGACCAATGGCAAGGGCACCCGCCGGGAGTACTGTGAATTCAGCCTGGATGAGCTGCAG GAGGGTGATCACATTGGTCTCACGAGGAAGTCCAACTCTGCCCTACACTTCTTCATTAATGGCATTGATCAGG GTGTGGCGACCCCCTTGACACCCCCAGTGGTGTACGGTGTGGTGGACTTGTATGGGATGGCCGTGAAGGTGACCATCGTCCACAATAACAACCACAGTGACCGCCTTCGCCGGAACAATGCCATCCTGCGGGCTCTGTCCCCTGAGGGTGCTCTCCGCCGGGCTGCTCCTACAACCCAGGCAGAACCTGAGCGCCTGCTCTTCCACCCCAACTGTGGGCAGAAGGCAGCCATCACCCACGAGGGACGCACTGCCCTGAGGCCCCA TGCCACCGACGACTTCAATCATGGTGTGGTGCTGAGCAGCAGAGCCCTGCGGGATGGAGAGGTGTTCCAGGTGCGCATCGACAAGATGGTGGACAAGTGGGCTGGCTCCATTGAGATTGGCGTCACCACCCACAACCCTGCCTACCTCCAGTTGCCCTCCACCATGACCAACTTGCGCTCTG GGACCTGGATGATGACAGGGAATGGGGTGATGCACAACGGGACGACCATCTTGGACGAATACGGGCACAACCTGGACCGACTCAAG gcaggggacacggtGGGCGTTGTGCGGCGGGAGGACGGGACTCTCCACTTCTTCGTCAATGGCATGACTCAGGGTCCCGCTGCCTGGAATGTGCCCCCAGGAGTCTATGCTGTAGTGGATCTCTATGGCCAGGCGGCCCAGGCCACCATTGTGGACGACGTGG AGGTGCCCCAAGTCCCTGAACCACTCCCTGAGGGGAACAACCAGGTGTCTCCAAGCTCCCCATCGTCTGGGGCTGGGGGCTCGGACCTCCGCTTCCACCAGCTGCATGGCAGCAATGCGGTCATCACCAACGGGGGCCGTACTGCGCTCCGCCACAATTGCCGCAGCGAGTTCAACGATGCCATTGTCATCTCCAACCG AGCCCTGAGAGATGGCGAGCTGTTTGAAATCGTCATTCAGAAGATGGTGGACCGCTGGTCAGGCTCCATTGAGGCTG GAGTGACCGCTATTCGGCCGGAGGACCTTGAATTCCCCAACACTATGACAGACATTGACTATGACACATGGATGCTGAG CGGCACAGCCATCATGCAAGATGGGAACACCATGCGCAACAACTACGGGTGTGATCTTGACGCGCTGGGCACTGGCGCCCGCATCGGTATGATGCGCACGGCCAAGGGCGACCTGCACTACTTCATCAATGGCCAGGACCAAGGCGCTGCGTGCTCAGGCTTGCCTCCCG AAGTGTATGCAGTAGTGGATCTGTACGGCCAGTGCGTCCaagtgtccatcaccaatgccaccggccccatggacaacagcctggCGACCAGCAACTCCGCCACTGAGAAGTCGTTCCCCCTGCACTCCCCAG TGGCTGGCGTGGCCCACCGATTCCACAGCATCTGTGGCAAGAACATCGCTCTGGAGGAAGACGGCACGAGGGCAGTGCGAGCAGCCGGCTACGCCCATGGCCTCGTCTTCAGCACCAAGGAGCTCAAGAGTGAGGAAATCTTCGAG GTGAAGGTGGAGGAGCTGGATGAGAAGTGGGCCGGCTCCCTCCGCCTAGGGCTGACCACGCTAGCGCCTGGGGACATGGGGCCCGGCGCAGGTGGGGGCCCGGgactgcctccctccctgccagAGCTCCGGACAAAGACCACCTGGATGGTGTCCAGCTGTGAAGTGAGGCGCGACGGGCAACTCCAGAGGATGAACTATGGCCGGAACCTGGAGAGGCTGGGG GTGGGAAGCCGTGTGGGCATTCGCCGAGGGGCAGACGACACAATGCACATCCTGGTAGATGGAGAGGATATGGGTCCTGCAGCCACCGGCATTGCCAAG AGTGTGTGGGCTGTGTTGGATCTATATGGGCCAGTGCGGAGTGTCTCTATTGTCAGTTCCACCCGTCTGGATGAGCCAGAAggcactcagcctccttcccCCAGCTCAGACACCGGCAGTGAGGGTGAGGAGGACGACGAAGGCGAGGAGCATGGCCTGGAA GGCCAGAACCAAGTGGCCATTATGCCCACAGCCCTTGAGTTCCTGGAGAACCATGGGAAGAATATTCTCTTGTCCAATGGGAACCGTACAGCCACACGAGTGGCCAGCTACAACCAGGGCATAGTTGTCATCAACCAGCCCCTGGTGCCCCAGCTGCTGGTCCAG GTGCGGATAGACTTCCTGAACCGGCAGTGGACATCTTCCCTTGTCCTGGGAGTCATCACCTGCCCACCGGAGAGGCTCAACTTCCCTGCTTCTGCCTGTGCCCTCAAACGGGCAGCCTGGCTGTTGCGGGGCCGAGGGGTCTTCCACAATGGCCTCAag ATCTGTGAGAAATTTGGGCCGAATCTGGACACATGTCCAGAAGGCACCATCCTGGGACTGCGGCTGGACAGCTCTGGGGGGCTGCACCTCCATATCAACGGGATGGACCAGGGGGTGGCTGTGCCAGATGTCCCCCAGCCATGCCATGCGCTCGTGGACCTCTATGGGCAGTGTGAGCAG GTGACAATCGTGAGCCCTGAACCAGGGGCTGCCAGTGGGAAAAGTGCTGGAACCCAAGGGGACATGGAGAAAGCTGACATGGTGGATG GTATCAAGGAGAGTGTGTGCTGGGGCCCACCGCCCACCACTAGCCCCCTCAAAAGCTGCGAGTATCACGCCCTTTGCTCCCGTTTCCAGGAACTGCTGCTGCTTCCTG AGGACTATTTCATGCCTCCGCCGAAGCGTAGCCTGTGCTACTGTGAGTCTTGCCGAAAACTTCGAGGAGATGAGGCCCACAGGCGCCGAGGGGAGCCCCCCCGTGAATATGCTCTGCCCTTTGGTTGGTGCAGGTTCAACCTCAG GGTGAACCCCCGCCTGGAGGCTGGGACACTAACCAAGAAGTGGCACATGGCCTACCATGGAAGCAATGTGGCGGCTGTCCGGAGGGTGCTGGACCGAGGGGAGCTGGGGGCAG GCACTGCTTCCATCCTGAGCTGCCGGCCCTTGAAGGGAGAGCCTGGGACAGGGTTTGAGGAGCCTGGAGAGAACTGTGCGCCTCCCCGGGAGGAGCAGCCCCCTCCAGTGCTgctttccccctccctccaatATGCTGGGGCTGAGACCCTGGCATCCAAAGTGCA ATTCCGGGACCCCAAATCCCAGCGGACGCACCAGGCCCAGGTGGCGTTCCAGGTGTGTGTGCGCCCTGGCTCCTACACCCCGGGACCCCCTTCTGCGGCCCTCAGAGAGCCTCCCGATCCTCACTTCAGCCCAGCCGAACTTGAGTGGGTGACCAAGGAGAAAGGGGCCACGCTCCTCTATGCCCTGCTGGTACGGGTGGAGTGA